In the genome of Vicia villosa cultivar HV-30 ecotype Madison, WI unplaced genomic scaffold, Vvil1.0 ctg.000621F_1_1, whole genome shotgun sequence, the window TGGCTCGCTTCTGCTAGATAAAACTCTACTTAGGATACTCAAAAGGCTCTAAGCTGGCCTACATAGCTTAAAATAAATTAAGAGCATCCCAGTTTTCCTCAAAATATCGGTTTCGCTCAATTGTATGGTCATCAATCCATCCTTTGAGCTTTTCCTTTTCTTGAAGAAGAAAGTCAGCGTTGAATACCAAAACAGTCGACGCCCAATGACTATGGTAGGCCAATTCGACCAACTCTATTTGACGAGCTTCCTCACAGAGACCCGATAAATAAGCATATTCTTCACTAGAAATGGAAGATCAAACTTCTCTATTCGTCCTCAGCACAAATCTCTTTTCTAAGTTGTTGCATGTCGTCTGTGCTTTTCATTGCATATACACAATCAAGAAAGAAGGTGTCAAGGAAGATTCTAGGAGATAAAATAGAAGAACAAGACCTTAAGGTCACTTGCCACAAACTTTCTTCCTTTCATTATTTGATTTGGGATCCATCACCTTACGAGTCATAATGCATATTTTAAAGCAGTTTCTAGACACCACATTAGAGGGGACAACCCCACCAACATAGCCAAGTTCCTAGTAGAATATCACCAACTGATTCTTCAAGAATAGTTCTTCCTGGGTCATTTCCTCTTCCCGGTAGCGATACATCCCTACTCCTATCAAGTAGTGGCTTTGAGTCCAGTACTTGCGAAAGGTATCCGTGAACACAAGCGAATGACCTGGCTCTAAGGGACATATATTTGCACGTGCCTCATTATTAAGAGGAGTAGCCAGGAAAAAAATaatctttgaaattttttaaactaTTCGAATAAGCTTCAAAATATTTGATGCTTTTCCTCAAAGAAATCAAACCAGAGGTATTCGCATAGTTGACGCTATTTTGAATCTTAAAAAGGTGTAAATACAATGTTATAGTTGGCTTGATAGTCTTATATTCACACCAATGCTGAAAAACTATGATGAACACCCAACTTATTGGATGTAACTACGAATGGGAAATAAGAAGATGATTCAGTACGCCAACTTCAAACTCATTAATAGGAAGACGATACACTATGAAAGAAAACAAACATTTATGGAAAAGGATCGCAGACCTGTCATATTGATTGCAAATTCTCTTATCATTGTCAAGGGGAAACGCTCTCCAGTGAGTCGCAAGACCCACATCACTAACAAAGGTAAAAACGGTTTCCAATATTTCTAAATCAATCTCGTTCGTCGAAATATCCTTTCCAACCTTTTTGGTCAAATTTGATATAATAACCATAGTTAATTTGTGTAGCGAACAAATGCAGGTACGATGTAGCAAGCGAACAAAGCTCAAACGCTCACCATCCTAGAAATCCTAAAAGGAACAAAACAAGGGTAAAACAGAAAGTTAAAATGTTAGAACTTGAGATAAAGAACAATCAAACATGCAAAAAAGAAACCATTGAGTAAAGCTTCCTAAGCTTGAACCAACGTTCGTACGAAAAACGTTGCCAACAAAGGACGATGAAGAAACAAAAACACTTCCCTTTATAAGTCAATAACAGTCAAAGAGCAAGTGACACTTCAAAAGCCTTTTATACCCTATTTGAGCATCATAGTCCTTAATATTGCCCACATTATCAACAATTGAGATCTCTTCGAAAACTCTGTGATAAGATGGGCATCATTACTGACCAGCACGGGAAGACGTGTCGGTCATTTCTAGCACCATGATACTTCTTATGAAGAAAACATTTAATGCATTCATTCCTGAAAACATCAATGTTCCATCAAAGACCTCCACGTCTTCGGAATCCTTGGACATGCAAAAACACATGTCTCAAATCCTAATCTCGCAAAACAAAGATAAGGGCTTGGGAGGAACTCTTCTTGGCCTATACGGAAGTCCAGAAATCCAATAACAATACGGAATACATCTACCTTATAAACACTTATACATTGTATAAATTCTCATATGTAGGACCTaatgacttttttttttcaatttacacCCACACATATAATTTAATGCATTGTTGTTATTTGTTCCAACAATAggagtgttaatatataataattggtATCATATAGAATGAgttctttcaattttttgttgGGATCAATTTAATTTGGCAAGTTACAAGTTAAACCTTGTTAAATGACTACTTTCGTTATTATTTGAATCAAAATTGAGTACCTAATCCTTCCCACTAAGACAATTTTGCCTCACATCCGCCAATCTAAACGCTTTTAGACTGAAATCCAAGAGAACTCGAATAAAGAGTAAAAGCTAAGAGAGAATTTTAGCTATCATTTTAGAAAAATGGAATAATCAAGACAAAgtaaagatgaaaaaagaagaaaaaaaagctaTAGAAGCATCCGATTCTATAGAGTTATGGAGCAAACTTTTAATTTTTGATACTAAGTCCATGGTCACATAGAAAAAAGTGACTTTGCACCTAATCCACACACTACACACAGAGAAAAGCAAAATTCCAAATGATCGAATTTGTTCCATTAGAATCTTAATAATGCTGTGTTTTGATTCTCTTCAACAACACCTTTATTATATTCATTTACCACTAGTATCAAAGAATTTTAGGACAACTTGTAGCATGTGTGAATACTGAATTCACAGCCATGCCCAACAAGCATGCAGGGTCACAGTGCATATCCAAATTCAGTGTTTTGTGCCAGTAATTTTTTTATCCTTCAAATGGAAATTCAAGTCGCTGGAATTTCACGTCAATACAAAACATGTTTGCACTCAGAATAGAATAATTTTTATAAGAAATCATTACTATATGAAATATATTTGAGAGCAGTAATAATTACAAACATTATTTATTTAGACACCCGTGAAAATCAATAGTACTCTCATGTCGTGGAATATGTgtacataaatttattttttatatgtgaaATAAAGAACAAATAAAAAGGTTCTGAATACTAACATATAGTTATATAAATGAGACAAaaatgttcagatatttatcatTGTTAGATAGAAATTGAGGGACTGTATAGTGTATACAGTAAATAAAGGTTTTTTTTTACTAGTGATTGTGATGTTTTTCTGTTCTTTCATACTCCAATAATAGAAAGAAATTTGGTATTTAGACAATTTCAGTGTAGTTATTGTAACAATAACTATACTTTTATGAGATACAGCCAATAATAGTGTTGTACAAGTCCTGAAAGCAATAAAAGTGTTGGTTGTATCTCATAAAAGTGAGTCTGAAGTGTTCTGTCTTATCATAAAATTGATTAACTTTCACTCTTCTAGAAAATTACCTTCAATGTTATATAAGCTTTtacaaatgtcatttattgttgatatttGAGGTCCCAACAACGACAGATATTTGATCTTTATTAGAACAATAATCCAAAGTCATGCTAATCTTGCTAAGGATTAAAGGGAAACATTTAATTCCTACTTTAACTACTAGTTGCTTCCATTTTCACAACTTTATGTATTACTCTCTTCGTTCTAAATTTTATTGCAGATGAAACACATATTTCAACAATTTATTTAATGAAGGATATGATATCTCACCGGACTTTAGTAGACTTGACAATAGACAAAGAGATTGAAACTACAAATACTACCGTTGAAtttagaaacaaaagataaaataaacgttgaaattgatgaataatagtaaGACAGTTGAGCCAAACAACATATCTATTGAAGTATAAAAATTCTTTAAAATAGAGATATTAAGTGATTCACCaaactctttaaaaaaaattacgagataaaaaagaccttttaaaatgaAGAAGAAGCCAATTTAATCCcaatttataaaaacaataaGATTAAACTTATAACTCATaccataaaatagaaaaaagtgaTTGAAGAGATTGAATTTATGAGTCATTTCAGatcataaaattattaattttttatttatttataaattctatatTGCTCTCCTCTCTTAactcacaaacaaacactaaataaaCTAGTTTTAAATTAACATCTCATAAGAATGTACTAATCACCGTTTCTAAAGAGGTATCTTAGTTTTTCATCTCAAAAAGTTGAATAGTTATTTATGAAGTAAAGTATATTGgaaatttttaaactttaaattattaataaattatcaaatataataaaataaatgtcaaTAGTAAATGTAACTGAAATTCAAATTAGAAACAAATGTAAAACCAATTAACAAATATACATTGTACTAGACATATGCCAACTAAACTCTACTGAAAATTATACATTCCTATCTCTTTCTCTGTTTTCATTCTCTCCACTTCACACTCCTCAAAACTCCAAACAAATTAAACCTTAAAACCACTCACCACTACTACCAACTTTCCTTATCTCTTCCTTCACTACACAACTTAGATTCTCTAATTTCTAAGCCCATCAAAAACATGAAAACCATTGAACTCTTCTGTGCATCACAAGCCTCAACAGCCATATGTCTCAACACCGATCACGCCTCCTCCTCCACCTCTTCTTCCTCAAACACCATTCAATATGGTGGCCGAGCCATTGATCGCCACAACCCCATCATCACAGATCCAAAAAGAACTCCAGCAAGAGACTTCACTCTCCCTGCCTCTCCTTCTCCATCACCTATCAACCCAAAATCTCTCCATGATCTCAAAAAGaccaagaaaaagaaaactactaCTACAAAGAAAAGTACAACAACAGCTGAAAATTCCACTGAACTTAAACATATTGCTAATAATTTCTCTTCAAAACCATTTGACAGTATTCTAAGAAGGAGTTGGGTTAAACCACCTTCCGATTTAATCACTCCTCCTTCTTCAAGATATTTGCTTGATGACATAACTTCTTTGGAAGCTGTTTTAGATTATGACCCTGTTTTGGGTTCCACTAAAGTTGATGATAACAAAAAAAAGGCTCAAGTTTCCGTTGAAGATGAAAATAATCATTCATCTAAACAACACTCCACCTCCTCTGCTCCAAAGTCTAGCTCTACAAGCCAGGTTAGTATATCTCTCTCTTTATCTGAATTCTATGTAGCAGAGACACTTCTGATGAAAGACGTGTTTGGTTACACGACACTGAAACATGTGATTatctataattaattaatattttcaaatttttaacaatATTGATGTTTCAGTATCGTGTCTGGGTGTCTGTGTTTGTGTCAGTgatattttaatgaattttgtTGCAGGTTGTGGTGTTAAGGGTTTCTCTGCACTGTAGAGGTTGTGAAGGGAAGGTGAGAAAGCATCTCTCAAGAATGCAAGGTATGAAAATCTCACTCTCTTGTCATATCAAATGATTTGTTTtacatttaaaattcaataagtTTTTTGTTTTGGTAATTAAATTTCAGGGGTGACATCCTTCAACATAGATTTTGCAGCAAAGAAGGTGACAGTAGTTGGAGATGTGACTCCATTGAGTGTAATGGCAAGCATATCAAAGGTGAAAACTGCAAAAATTTGGCCAGAAACTGCTTCACCAAATGGATCTGGTGCTGATGAAACAAAGAAGACAAATAGTGTGATCTAGTGGAAGAGAAAAATGGACTGTTGGTTTTTTTGTATGCTTTTGAGTATGAGTTAGGTAGTAATTTAATTGATGTAAAGGTTAATGTAATCAAGTGAAGTAGTGACTTTGAAGAGGTATTATATTTATATGTTTAATCGAGCTAGTTCgtgtaataatatataatataacacGAGTGAATGTTTTGAATGATGATGTTTAAAGCCAAACATGAGTTTAGTTTGTGGCACTTGACAAAGTGACTCATTGCGCAGGGGATAAAACAAATGGCAAATGAGTGATATGATACTTGTTAAATGTTAGCAATATAGGATTCGAAACCTTTGTTCAAACCAGCAAAAACGATTTAATAGAACAACTCGCATTCATTTCTTTTCCAACCTTTATGGTGTGAGATACGCATTTGaaaactctaaaatatttttggatttttttaaaatatatcatttgtttttgtcaaaatttaatttagagatgcatctctaaaATTACTTTTTCTGTAAAATAAAGTTGGGGTTTAATTGGAGATAAATATCTAAAAAGTAATGTGTTGACATGATAAAGTTTCTAAAGTCTAAAGTGACTCAATAGTTGTATAAATAGTTTGTCTCTCAATCCATTTTTTTTCTACATAACACACTAAAACTAGAGAATAAATGCACATCTCCATCTTACATTTGTGTGTTTCAATGGTGAGAAGCCGCCACTTTTATTTAGGGTAACCGAAAAAACACCCATCGTAGATCTGATATCGAACATAATATTCTCCCACGCTTTTCAAAAAATCACAGAGTTGTCAAGTTCGGGTATCGTTCACCCTCGTTTGACAGCAAAGCGAAGATACATTTCACCAACTTTGAACTGAAGACGGATGAAGATTTAAATGTTATATTGAGTATTTTTCACCGCTATGAATCAAATGGTCCGATTGAAGTGGATGCGAGAATTCAAAGATCTGTCGAGGATATAATCATTATGTTGCAATGAATCATTTATAACAATATTTattgttgaatttattttaatgattatctatgtaatgttaagtgttttaatttaatgtcaagttgttgttggtgttggttTGGTTTTCAATTTGGTCATACTGCCATGTTTCTAGTTTTTGTAAGTTTTTTTACTATCAAGCCatttttggatatgcatctctaAAATATACTTTCctagatgcatctctgaatttaATTGGGATAAAATGAAGAaatggtgcgttcggagatgtatctccaaaaatAAGATACATTTTTGACATTTCGCCAAGGGCCTGGGAGAAGGTAACAGGGTGCAAAAATAAATTTCCTTATTTTAACTCTCACGTATGAATTGAGCTATCTCATTCACTATGGGCCATATCTGGTTCCTAATGAGATTAATGGGCCTATTGTTTGCAAAACCTGTATGCACAAAATTTGGTAAATTCAGTCTTTGTTGGATATTGATGGTTTGGGGGGTATGAATAAAAGAGTGTAGTTTTGTGGGCTTGGGATGGTTAATAGCAATATAGATTTTCCGTTATTGAAGCAGAAAGGAAATTTTTCGTGTTGTAATAATTCTTTTCCCTAAGTTGTAACTTTCTAACAACATACCGAAGTCGTTGATTTCTTAATACAAAAGTCCTATTTTTCTTATTTACTACCACCGAGTAAAAAGAAGGTTGTATCCCAATCGATAACATCGAAGAGCTCTTTTTTTCGAAGTCTTCATCTAGTAAATTTTCAGGAGGCCGCCCATGATGTGTTGCGAGGAATTTTCGGATGTGGATGTTCGCCACGGAAATTCCAAGCTCATTAGAAATGCGAATTCGAATATAGCTTCGAAATTGTGGGATAAGGTTGTAGTGCTTGGTATCATGTTGAAGCCATTAGATGCTTGGAGTTTAATGATTAAGTTTCAAAAAGTAAAAAGGATGCCATATAAGCAGGTTTTTAATGAATATTCTTTCTTATAATATTAGAGGGTGCGGTAGTTTAAAAGTGTCTTGCTCAATTGATTAGGATGTATGATTTTGATGTGTGTTTTCTTCAAAAGTGTAATTTGAAGGTGATTGATGAGAATTTAGTCGTTGCTGTATGGGGAAATGAGGAGTTTGAATGGTCCTTCAAAGGTGCTAATGGTAGACCAGAGAGTTGTCCATTATATGGAAGAAAGTTTTTTAATCTTCGTTTTAGTTTTGCTGGTGAAGGTTTGTTGGCATAAATGTGGATTGAAAGGGGGGACTTATAATATTAATGTGTATTCTtcctactccattttgttgaagAGAAAATTGTAGAAAAAGCTTAGTGATTGCAAAAGTCGTTTTGTGGATGGGTTGTGGTGTGTTAGTGTGGACTTTAATGCTATCAAGAAGGAGGGGAAAGGAATGATAATTCATTGATGGTGAATAGCGGTGAAAGAGTTGAATTTAATGAGTTTATTAAGGGAATGGAGTTGATTGACCTTCCTTTGATGGAGAACAAATTCAATTGGTTCAATTTGAGTGGTAAGACGATGAGTAGGTTGGATAGATTTTTGGTTTCGGAAAAGTTGATTATCAAGTGGAATGTTGAAGGTTAAATGGTAGGGAAAAATATTTTTCCGATCACTGTCCCATTTAGATCAAAATAAATTCTAACAATCGGGGTTCCAAGCCTTTCAAGTTCTTCAATTGTTGGATTCAACATCTAGTTTTTCTTCATTTTGTAGAGAATGTTTGGAAATATTTGTTTGTGACAGGAAATGATTTTTATTCCTTCAAAGAAAAACTTAAAGGTCTTAAACGGGAGCTTAGAAGTTGGAATAAAGAAGTTtttggatgattggatttggGTGGTTTCTTTGGGCACCTAAGCAATCACGGTTTCATTTATTGCCTTGATTCCTAAAGTGGACAATCCTCTATATCATAATGAATTTAGGCCTATCCTGCGCACTTAACAAACCATTAGAGTATAAAATTATTCTCCTTACATTGTATACTTGTTATCATTAAACTCAAGAGTTAGTTGCAGAACCAAACTTGTTCCAACATAAACAAGTGATACAAGTGAAGACGTTGCTTTGGGTGTAAACTTTGCAGATTCAGAGAATGATATTGGTATTGATAAAGAACTTACATTTGATGAAGGGGAAAAGGGTAAAGGGAAAGGTAAATGTAAAGCTAAAGAGATAAGTAAAGGGAAAAGttaagagaaaggaaagaaaaaaggGAAAGGGGAATACAAGGTTGGAAGACCAAGTTAAGAAATAAGGATAATTGACTGTAGTGGTAATATGAGTGATTTACATGATGATGTTAATGAAGATGGTGAGCCAAAGAGAACTGAGGATTATAAGTGGGAAGTTGGAGCTCATGTTGCTACAAAGCATGATTTAAAGATGGTATGAGAATATATGCTATACATTCTAGAAGAGACATGAAATTTAAAGTGATTTACAACAAAGGTTGTTCATGGGAGTCTTATTGTGCAAAAATACCACACGAAGAGGCTTGGCATTTGAGAAAATAAATGACAAACATACATATAGTAGGGATTATAATGAACATAGGGTTTATTGGGTTGGATTTCTACatttctcttgtaaatatttgcaAAGTAAGATTAATTATCTCAATTTCGTTTGGAATTGGGTGTAGACGTAGCCATAATGAGGACGATTCATGAATTGCCTAAACAATTCCTTGTGTCCTCTTTCTCATTTACTTTCTATAGCAAAATGTTGAATTCGGTAATTGGGCAATTAATACAATTAGATAAATTCTTTATCATTTATAAATTGTTTTGTCGATTTgatttcaaatcaacaaagccaTAAAAAAATTCTGATCAAAATCGACTGCAGAATAAGTGTTCGATAAATTGCTTCACTtaatttttgctttatcattTCATTGGAAATATATTACCTGTGTGTTTAAATTCAAATGTATTGTGTTTTTgaaatatattgattcaatttcttttcatttttattgcAAGTCTTAGTGGTTTTAACGCATATCCGAGTTTTCCTATAACGATTCGAATTAGAAAAATTAATCCAGGTGTTTTCTACTTTCCATatcaaactattttttaaaacagTATTTTAACCAAGTATTTTTAATTAGGGATCTATTCACCTCCCCTCTAGATAAGTTTCCTTCGTCTAACAAAAAGGACTAGGTACATCAAAAGCCCAAAATTGTAACACCTAATTGATTCAATCAACACATAAGTAACAAAAATCTAATCTAATTTTTCCCAATTCagaataatcaaataaaaaacctAACCCTAAGTTACTTATATAAAATCCCTATTAAAAAATTCGCAGAGGATGATTCCTTGGAACTCTGAGCAACAACAATAACCCTTCCTTCACGAAAGCTCCAACTTTGAACACTTAGGGTTTCACATCGAAACCCTAAGCCTCTTCGAGCTAAGCCCCATCCACCTCGTAtctaaaaaaagagagagaaggaGATCTGAGAAGAGACTTAAAGAAATGAagtaatagaaataaaaaaagaaaggaggAAGGCACAACTTTATTAGGTCACGTGACATAAGGTAAGCTTTggttccttttttttcttcactGTGTAGTGCCTTTGAATCTCTGTTTCATTTTTTTGAGTTTGATATGTGTTGTATGGACTAATTTGATTTAGGttttagtttttttgttttggtttaaaggttttttttaggGATTTGGAGTTTGATTTGAGGCTTAGAAGAGGCCGATCTATATATTAACCAAGGTTTTGAGCTTGTTTGGTTTGAGTAAGGGGTTTTCTGGGTAGATATTAGGTTAGGGTTAGGGTCCCTATGATTCTTGGGTTTGAGGTTTGAAGATTTTAAGATCCATGTTGAACTTCAATCGGAGATCTAGGTTTTAAAGGCGGCGCCATGATGGTTTTGGGTTGAAGGGTTGAAGGTATGAAGATCTCGATTGAACTTCAATCGGAGATATGGGGTTGGTTGTGGCCCAAAGGAGGGTGAGGGTTAAACCACCGGCGGAGGCGATTTCTGGCTAGTGGTAGGAAGGTGTTTTTAGAGTGAGGTTAGAGAGAAGCGAGAGAAGGGAAGAGAGGGttagagagaattgagagaagagAGAGGAAAGAAATGAAAAAATGAAGTCTTACGAAGGAAATGAAAATTTATACTCCCTCCAACGTGCGATTGGTCCTTAACACGTGGCCTCCTGATGGCCACGTAATTTGCTTACTTTGACCTCTCTGATGTGTGTGTGCTCATCATACTCCTAGTGTGACTTTTAATCACGACCTTAGATTTCGCTTACTTTGCTTAACATTTTGATCAAACGTTCCTGATGAGACCTGCACGGGATATCTTGGATTGATCCAGCACTCCAAAATGAGAGTCAAACTTGTTGACTCTCTAGTAAGCCCCAGACCAACGCTTTGGGCCTTTCTCTTATTGGGCCTCCACATATTCTTTTCACACACCTTAATTACTAGTATGGGCATACTTTTCACCCCTTTctctttttttaattcttttattttaatttaatttattttatgtttttagttatttatttttagttagtttttataattcttttaggtttttttgtttaatttggagtaaattaaatttaatttggttttagttttttaattaggtcatgaaatctataaaaaaaacaattatttgttatttagttttaagtatttaaaaaatgataacAAAAACATGTCATTCTCTTTTAATTAgacttattttttcaaattaaccaaaaattaaaaaacaaaacatcTAACCCATCAAACTTAggtttaaatctttttttatcaaatttaattCACACAAAGATAATTTTTCAAAAAGGAATAATCTGGTCTCTTAAATGCGAACATAAACAATACCTAAGCCTCCATCGTACGAGCAATACAGACACGTGTTTAATCACTCAAATGTGACATTACATTATTCCATAAAAATAAACAACCAACACATGCAGAACTAAATAGACTCTGATTTTCTCATCACTCAATGAAAATACATAGGCACAAGGTTGCGAAACCAAGGTGagtccctgtcataccccaaaatttgtccatcatattttaaaatattttggctcaagcacCGAGAAATAACCCTGCCTAATCTCTTTCCTAAGCAAAagcttccaactagggttttgtctctctctctctctctctctctaagtaAAATcagttctgatacctcaagtggaattcatggcttctcatatgcctcaaagaatccCCACATCAATCTTCAAGCCTTGATTCCCAAGATTGCGCAGTCAAT includes:
- the LOC131629897 gene encoding protein SODIUM POTASSIUM ROOT DEFECTIVE 2, which encodes MKTIELFCASQASTAICLNTDHASSSTSSSSNTIQYGGRAIDRHNPIITDPKRTPARDFTLPASPSPSPINPKSLHDLKKTKKKKTTTTKKSTTTAENSTELKHIANNFSSKPFDSILRRSWVKPPSDLITPPSSRYLLDDITSLEAVLDYDPVLGSTKVDDNKKKAQVSVEDENNHSSKQHSTSSAPKSSSTSQVVVLRVSLHCRGCEGKVRKHLSRMQGVTSFNIDFAAKKVTVVGDVTPLSVMASISKVKTAKIWPETASPNGSGADETKKTNSVI